One part of the Halopenitus persicus genome encodes these proteins:
- a CDS encoding M20/M25/M40 family metallo-hydrolase, with product MDERRREFLETLLETPSPSGFETNGQRVWIDHVETFADEVRTDAYGNAIAVHEGSGDGPEIAVTGHADEIGFIVRDVLEDGYLRIASVGGADRTVSKGQHVTVHADEPVQGVIGQTAIHLRDTADDEYEDVSAQFVDVGAADEEAARELVEVGDPVTVSTTIRELAGTRLAARGMDNRVGTWCAAEALRRAVAADVDATVYAVSTVQEEVGLQGAKMVGYDLDPDAFLAVDVTHATDNPDIAAKRRGPVELGEGPVITRGSANHPVLVELARSAAADADVDVQIQAAGTRTGTDADAFYTSRSGIPSVNVSVPNRYMHTPVEVIDTTDLDDVATLLAAIADEASAHDDFHVSV from the coding sequence ATGGACGAGCGCCGACGCGAGTTTCTCGAGACGCTGCTGGAGACGCCGAGCCCCTCGGGCTTCGAGACGAACGGCCAGCGCGTGTGGATCGACCACGTCGAGACCTTCGCCGACGAGGTCCGAACCGACGCCTACGGAAACGCGATCGCGGTCCACGAGGGATCGGGCGATGGCCCGGAGATCGCGGTGACGGGCCACGCCGACGAGATCGGATTCATCGTTCGTGACGTCCTCGAGGACGGGTATCTCCGTATCGCCTCCGTCGGCGGCGCGGACCGGACCGTCTCGAAGGGCCAACACGTCACGGTCCACGCCGACGAGCCGGTGCAGGGCGTGATCGGACAGACGGCCATCCACCTGCGGGACACCGCCGACGACGAGTACGAGGACGTCTCGGCGCAGTTCGTCGACGTCGGCGCGGCCGACGAGGAGGCGGCCCGCGAGCTGGTCGAGGTCGGCGACCCGGTCACGGTCTCGACCACGATCCGGGAGCTCGCCGGCACCCGGCTCGCCGCACGCGGGATGGACAACCGCGTCGGAACGTGGTGTGCGGCCGAGGCGCTGCGACGGGCGGTCGCCGCCGACGTGGACGCGACGGTCTACGCCGTCTCGACCGTCCAGGAGGAGGTCGGCCTGCAGGGGGCGAAGATGGTCGGCTACGACCTCGATCCGGACGCGTTCCTCGCGGTCGACGTCACCCACGCCACCGACAATCCCGACATCGCCGCCAAGCGGCGCGGCCCGGTCGAGCTCGGCGAGGGACCGGTGATCACCCGCGGCAGCGCGAACCATCCGGTCCTCGTCGAGCTGGCTCGGTCGGCGGCGGCGGACGCCGACGTCGACGTCCAGATCCAGGCGGCCGGCACCCGAACCGGCACCGACGCCGACGCCTTCTACACCTCCCGGTCCGGGATCCCCTCGGTCAACGTCTCGGTTCCGAACCGATACATGCACACCCCCGTCGAGGTGATCGACACGACCGACCTCGACGACGTCGCGACCCTGCTCGCGGCGATCGCCGACGAGGCGAGCGCACACGACGACTTCCACGTGTCCGTATAG
- the purF gene encoding amidophosphoribosyltransferase, which yields MEPGGDGIAAGPREKCGVVGVALEDRPAARPLYYALYALQHRGQESAGIVTHDGFQQHGHVERGLVGDAFEADDLESLNGTTGIGHVRYPTAGSLDKSCAQPFSVSFKSGSLGLSHNGNLVNAAEIREDLARQGHAFTSDGDTEVIAHDLARNLLDADLVRAVKRTMERIHGSYSLTIMHDDTVLGVRDPKGNRPLCIGQLDDGYVLASESAAIDTLDGELVRDVRPGELVVLESDGTGYDTYQLVEEDHAGHCFFEHVYFARPDSVIDDELVYEVRRELGRKLWEEAGVETDVVMPVPDSGRAFASGYADAANETTADGDPRADEDDGVAFAEGLMKNRYVGRTFIMPTQDERERAVRLKLNPIRSTVEGKTVTIIDDSIVRGTTSTQLVDLVKEAGAEEVHMRIGAPPIVAPCYLGIDMATREELIAADRSTEEIREMIEADSLSYLSIDAIAETLGTGHEDLCLGCVTGEYPYDVEGEAADRDVERPAIGESPPADD from the coding sequence ATGGAACCCGGAGGGGACGGGATCGCCGCGGGCCCGCGCGAGAAGTGCGGGGTCGTCGGCGTCGCGCTCGAGGACCGACCGGCCGCACGACCGCTGTATTACGCGTTGTACGCGTTACAACACCGCGGGCAGGAGTCGGCGGGGATCGTCACCCACGACGGCTTTCAACAGCACGGCCACGTCGAGCGGGGCCTCGTCGGGGACGCCTTCGAGGCGGACGACCTCGAGTCGCTCAACGGGACGACCGGGATCGGCCACGTGCGCTATCCCACCGCGGGCAGCCTCGATAAGAGCTGTGCCCAGCCCTTCTCGGTCTCGTTCAAGTCGGGCTCGCTCGGGCTCTCGCACAACGGCAACCTCGTGAACGCCGCCGAGATCCGCGAGGACCTGGCGCGACAGGGGCACGCGTTCACCTCCGACGGCGACACCGAGGTGATCGCCCACGACCTCGCGCGGAACCTCCTCGACGCCGACCTCGTCCGTGCGGTCAAGCGGACGATGGAGCGTATCCACGGCTCCTACTCGCTGACGATCATGCACGACGACACCGTCCTCGGCGTCCGGGACCCGAAGGGGAACCGGCCGCTGTGCATCGGGCAGCTCGACGACGGCTACGTGCTCGCCTCCGAGTCGGCGGCGATCGACACCCTCGACGGCGAGCTGGTCCGGGACGTCCGCCCCGGCGAGCTGGTCGTCCTCGAGTCGGACGGCACCGGCTACGACACCTACCAGCTCGTCGAGGAGGACCACGCCGGCCACTGCTTCTTCGAACACGTCTACTTCGCCCGGCCCGACTCGGTCATCGACGACGAACTGGTCTACGAGGTCCGACGGGAACTCGGCCGGAAGCTCTGGGAGGAGGCCGGCGTCGAGACCGACGTCGTGATGCCGGTTCCCGACTCCGGCCGCGCGTTCGCTTCCGGCTACGCCGACGCGGCCAACGAGACCACGGCCGACGGCGATCCTCGGGCCGACGAGGACGACGGGGTCGCCTTCGCCGAGGGGCTGATGAAGAACCGCTACGTCGGCCGGACGTTCATCATGCCGACGCAGGACGAACGCGAGCGGGCGGTCCGCCTGAAGCTCAACCCGATCCGGTCGACCGTCGAGGGCAAGACCGTCACGATCATCGACGACTCGATCGTCCGGGGCACCACCTCCACCCAGCTCGTCGACCTCGTGAAGGAGGCCGGCGCCGAGGAGGTCCATATGCGGATCGGCGCACCCCCGATCGTGGCGCCCTGCTATCTGGGCATCGACATGGCGACCCGCGAGGAGCTCATCGCGGCCGACCGGTCGACCGAGGAGATCCGCGAGATGATCGAGGCGGACTCCCTGTCGTATCTCTCGATCGACGCGATCGCCGAGACGCTCGGAACGGGACACGAGGACCTCTGTCTGGGCTGTGTCACCGGCGAGTACCCCTACGACGTCGAGGGCGAGGCGGCCGACCGCGACGTCGAGCGACCCGCGATCGGCGAGTCGCCGCCCGCCGACGACTGA